The segment TGACCCTAACGCTGACCCTGACGGGGACGGCTTTCCCACCTGGCAGGAGGTATCCGTAGGCACCAACCCCTATGATCCTGCGTCCCATCCTCAACCTCGCCCTAACCCTGGCACTCGCACGGATACCGACGGGGATGGCTGGCCGGATGCGGACGAGATCGCCCAGGGCACGGATCCTCGGGACCCCAACAGCAAGCCCACTGGTATCCCCCCCTTGCAGGACACGGATGGGGACGGCGTCCCGGACGTGGAGGAGATCGCCAAGGGCACTGACCCTTATAACCCGGACGATAAGCCTCAGCAGGATGCGGATACATGGCCTGGCGGCCCTCCTCCCGGTGATCTGCGCCCTGTCGAGTTGCCCCAGCGGGAGGCTCTGGAGAAAAAGAATTTGCCTGAGCTCAAAGAAGAGATATGGCAGTCTTTCCAAGAGAACGTGACCCAGCGTTGGCAGGAAGCTCTTCAGGAGTTGCGGACAACGGCGGCCCAGCGGTTTCCCTTTGCCATTGTTTCATCCTTCCGCTTCCGTGTTGAGGGTGGCTCTGCCCCCTGCGCCTTTACGGTTCCCATAGGTCCGTATCAAGCCCAAATGGACATATGTTCTACCTCTATCTGGCAAGCTGCCACCGCTTTCCGCCCCATCCTGGGGGTGCTGGTCTGGATGAGCGCCGCTTTGCTCCTGATCCGGAGGGGCCTGGATGTCCAGAAGTGAAACCCCTCACAAAACCCTTGCGCTTTTTCCCCTTGCGCCCCTTAGTTGCTCCCTATCAGGGGCGGGGTGCCGTCAAGGGCGCAAGCCCCGGAGGGCCGCCCCCATCCCATCGCGCACGTTTACCGGACGGAAGGAGGACGGGGTTTGCATATGCGGTAGGGGGCGGCCCGGAGGGGTCCTCTGGACCCTTGACGGCGGGGTCCCCGCCCCCGGATACCCTGGCTTTGGGGGCGCAAGGGGAAAGCAGGGAAAGGGGAGGTGAGGTATGGGTGCCCTGATCTCTGGCCTTCTAGAACTCCTCCAGTGGCTGGCCGCCACCTTCGCCCGCCTGGGCGGGTGGCTCGTGGATACCGTCCAGCGGGTGGCCGCCTGGATCTGGGGTGTCCTGGATTACGCCCTCACGTGGCTCTGGAATGCTGCCGTTGACGTCATCATCTGGACCTTCAACGCCTTCTTCTGGGTTCTGGGCCACGTCCTGGAGTTGCCCATACTCGCCTTGACCCTTCTGGTCCGTATCCTCCCCCAAATGCCTAGTGATTGGGTCTTTGTTGATAACGTCCTCATCCCCGCTTTCAACGTGGCTAATCAGATACTCCCTATCTCTGAGGCTGTTTCTATTCTCAGCCTTTGGCTCTCCTTCTACAGCCTTATGGCCGTCTGGCGCATCATCACCTTCATTCGGGGAGGTCGCTAGTGATTGAGGCTTTCGTGGGCATCCCTGGTAGCGGCAAAAGCTACGCCCTCGTCCTCAAGGGCCTTGAGGCCCTTTCTGCTCCCTCTCCTCGCCCCGTTTACGCTAACTTCGGTTTCATCCGGGAAAACGTCTACCACTACCTCCGCCGTCGCAAAAAGCTTCCTCACCGGGAGGCCGTCCTCAGGACCGATCTCATCCGGGAGATACGGGACTACTCGGACCTCCTCAACGTCCATGATGGCGTTCTCCTCTTTGACGAGGCCCACATGTGGCTTCCCTCCAGACAGTTTGACCTTATCCCGGTGGAGGTCATTGCCTTCTGGTCCCAGCACCGCAAGGTGGGCGTGGATGTCTATCTAGCTACCCAGCGCTACGGGTCTGTGGACGCTATCGTCCGTGAGCTGGTGGCCTTCGTCTACTGGGCTCGTCCTGCTCCGTTCTGGCTCCGTGTTCTCCTCATCCCCTGGGCTCGGGGCCGCAAGGTCCTCCGCTACACGTCCATCATGGATGAGTCCCTGGGCATGATGCAGAAACAGGCCAAGGGCATCTTTGAGGGCGTGGCTAGGAACTCCGTGGTTATCCTGGACCCCTTGGCGGCCGCTTGCTATGACACCTACGCCATCTTCGAACCCCCCATTGTCCGGCTCCAAAGGGAACTGGACCCCAAGAAGCGGGCCATCTTCGACCGCATGGGCCTAGCCTGGGACGCTTCACGGGTCCGTGGCCGTAGGGATATGCCCCGTGCCGTGGATGGTGCCCCCTATCTCACCATGGAGGAACTAGCCCATGCCTACCGCCATGGCCTCAAGCCCCACGAACTCCTTCGCAAGAAGTGGGAGGAGTGGGTAAGCTCTTCTCATGACGAACCTGCTGGTTCTCCTGCGGTCCTTTCTTCTGAAGATACTTCGGATGCTCCGCTTGACTGGTCCCGTTTCGCCTGGGGTGGCTAGGTGCCCCAAATGTGGCATGCCTCATTCCTTGGCCCTCCAAGTAAAGCAAGGCAAGCGCTTTTGCCCTCACGTGGCTTACTTGGGGTGCCCCTATGACCCCCGCCGTGGCGTCTACCGCCAAAGGCGCTAGAATGCTTGCGGGGCGGGCTGAGTGGTCGAGGGCTATCCTGGCCCTTGTGGTCGTCTGGTAGACTGGCCCCATCCCCATAGGCGTCGTTGAGGTTGGCCCTTAGTGGTCGGGTGTAAGAGTGCCATAGGGGAGGCCCGCCCCGTATATGTATGCGCTTTTTCCTGCGAGGCCTTCCACCGATAAGCCTGGTTTTATGCACGATGAGCGCATTTGTAGGCGTTGACGTATCTGCAAGGTGGCTCGATGTTGCCCTTCCCTCTGGGGAAGTCCTCCGGGTGCCGAACCCTGAGGGTATCCCTTCCCTTCTCGAGGCTCTCCCTCCCGGTGCTTCCGTTGGCCTAGAGGCCACCAGTACCTACTACCGCCCTTTGGCCTACGCCCTCCACCAGGCAGGCTTCTGGGTCTACGTCCTCAACCCTCAGGCAGTCAAAGCCTATGCCCGGTCCCTCTTGCGTAGGGCCAAGACCGATAAGGCGGATGCTAGGCTCATCGCTCGCTTTCTTGCTGAGCGGCATGTGGACTTACCCCTTTACACCCCCTTGGAGGACTCCCTTGTCCTGCTCTCCCTTCTGGTTCGCTTTTCTGAGGCCCTAACCTCTGACCGGGTGGGTGCCCTCAACCGGCTTCATGCCTGGGAGTACGTTGTGCCCGGTGTATCGGGCATCCTGGGATATGTCCCCCGTACCCTCCGGGGGCTCCGGGAGGAGGTCATGCAGAAAGCCCTTGAGGTTGCCCAGGCTGACCCTGTGGTGTCCCGGTGGCTGGACTCTCTCACCACGCTTCCGGGTTTCGGTCACGTTCTCGCTCTGAAGGTTCTCGCCTACTCTGGCGATATGACCCGCTTCCGTTCGGCTCGGGCATATGCGGCCTTTACGGGTTTGACCCCCAGGATTTACCAGTCTGGGGACGCCCCGGAGAAGTCGGCCATCTCCAGGGTAGGCCCTTCCCGCCTCCGGTCTGCCTTTTACATGGCGGCCCTATCTGCATACCGCTTCGATGCTGAGCGTAGGGAGTGGGTGGATAGGATGGTAGCTAGAGGTAAACCAAAGAGACTTGCACTCACGGCTTTGGCGGCCCGTCTAGCACGTGCGGCGTGGGCTGTGTGCGTCAGGGGGGCTTGACAAATCGCCGTTGAGGTCTACCAGCGCCCTCAGGGCTTCCTCCAGATCAGGGCTTTTCATGAGGCTGGTGCCGATGAGCACGGCGTCGAAAAGCCCCTCCAAGGGTTTCAGCTCCTCCCGGCGGGAATAGCCCGACTCCGCCACCAAAACCCCGCCAAAGCCAGCCTCTCGGGCCAAGCGGCCAAGCCTTGGGGCCGCGGTGAGGTCTATCTGCAGGGTGGTGAGATTCCGGTTGTTGATGCCCACCATCTCCGCCCCCGCCTCGAGGGCCAGCTCCAGCTCCCTTTCCGTGTGCACCTCCACCAGGGCATCCAGGCCAAGGCGCCTCGCCTCCTCCAGGTAGACCCCGGTGAGTTCCCCCAAAACGGCCACGATAAGGAGAACCGCACTGGCCCCATAGGCCCTGGCCTCCTGGAGCATGAAGGGATCCACCACGAAGTCCTTGCGCAAGAGGGGGAGGTCCACCGCTTGGCGGACCCTAAGGAGGTCCTCGAGGCTGCCTCCAAAGTAATGGGGCTCAGTGAGGACGCTGAGGGCCCTGGCCCCGCCCCGCTGGTAGGCCTGGGCAGCTGCCGCGGGATCCAGCGCCCTTATGGCCCCTTCCGAGGGGCTTGACTTCTTCACCTCAGCGATCACGGAAAGCCCTGGCTGAAGCAGGGCCTCCCGGAAGGAGGGCACCGCCTCGGGAGCAGGGGGAAGGGGATAGGGAACCACCTCTTCCGCCCGCCTGCGGGCAATCTCCCCCAGAACGCCGGGAACCCTACTCAAGTGGGGGCGCATGCCCTCGTTATACCACGCCTTCATACGATGCCTTTTTACGTGTAGGGTAAGGATTGTGCGAGGGGTGGCCCTGGCCTTGGGAGGTGGCGGTGTGCGCGGGTACGCTCACCTGGGGGTGCTGGCGGTTTTGGAGGAGGCCGGAATACCCATCCGAGGCCTTGCGGGAAGCTCCGCCGGTGCCTTGGCAGCCGCCGCCTACGCCTTCGGCCACAAGGATCCCTGGAGGGTTCACGAGGCCATCTTTGACCGGGAGATCGCCGGGCTCCGCCAGGGGGGGAACCTCCGCACCCTGGCCAGGCTCTTCACCGCCTTCCGGCGCCCTCACCTTTTTGAAGCGGAAAGGATCGCCCTGGGGTTACAGCGCCTCTTCGGAGAGGCCCGCCTCGAGGCCAGCCCCATCCCCTTAGCCATCCAGGCGGCGGACCTCCTCACGGGGGAACGGATCGTCCTTCGCCAGGGACCAGCGTGGAAGGCGGTTCTCGCCAGCATGGCTATTCCTGGCCTTTTCCCTCCCGTGCCCTGGGAGGGAAGGCTTTTGGTGGATGGGGACGTGGCGGAAAAGGTGCCGGTGCGGGCAGCCAAGGAGCTTTTCCCCAAGGTGGTGGCGGTGGACGTGTCCAACCCTCCACCCAAGGAAGGGCCAAAAACGGCCCTGGAGGCAGCGCTTCTAGCCGGGGAGGCGAGCCGCAGGCGCCTTAAGGACCTTGCCCTGCAGGAGGCTGACCTGGTCATCGCCCTAAATCCTCCCATGGCCATCGGCACCTTCGACCACAAGGCCCTCCCCTTGGTCTACCAGCTCGGGCAGAAGCGGGCCAGGGAACACCTCGAGGGGATCAAAGCCCTTTCCCGGGTCCGCCTAAAGGATGTGGCCCGGGCCCTGAGGCTTTCCCAATAGAAACTACTTTCTGGCCAGCAAGGCCTGTTCCGAACGGTACCAAAGGTACAAAAACCCAAGGGCCCCCAGGAGAAAGAGCAGAAAACCCCCTGGCCAAAGGAGGAGGCCCATCACCCCCAAAAAGAAGAAAAGGGCTCCCCCCAAACCCACCACCCGCAAGGGTGTGAGGGGCTCCTCCCCTTCCCTCCGCCAGCTGGCCTCCGCCTGAAAAAGAAGCCATAAACCGCCTCCTAGGGCCAAGGCCCAAAGCAGGGAGTGGGACGCCCGGGGCAATACCCAGGCCAGAAGGAGGAGCACCCCTCCTTGAAGAACCAGGAGGAAACCCGCGTAAAGCCTAAGCCCACGAAGGCGCAGGGAAGAAGGAGCCTTCGGATCCAGGAGGGCCTCCAAAAGCCCCCAAAGACCTTCTTTGCGCTCGGGAGCAGGCATGGGCCTAGTGGTGCAGGACCCGTTGCAGGAAGGCCCGGGTCCTTTCCTCCTTGGGGGAAGAGAAGATCTCCTCCGGCCTCCCCTCCTCCACGATCTGACCCCCGTCCATGAAGATCACCCGGTCCGCCACCTCCCGGGCAAACCCCATCTCGTGGGTCACCACCAGCATGGTCATCCCTCCACGGGCCAGGTCCCGCATCACGTCCAACACCTCCCCCACCATCTCCGGATCCAAAGCGCTGGTGGGCTCGTCAAAAAGCATCACCTTGGGCTCCATGGCCAAAGCCCGGGCGATGGCCACCCGCTGCTGCTGGCCCCCGGATAGCTGCCCAGGGTACTTCCTCGCCTGGTCCAGGATCCCCACCCGCTCCAAAAGCTCCAAAGCCTTCCGCTCCGCCCTCTCCCGAGACCAGCCCCTCACCCGCATGGGGGCCAGGGTGATGTTCTCCAGCACCGTCATGTGGGGGAAGAGGTTGAACTGCTGAAAGACCATCCCCACCTCCCGCCGCACCTCCTTGAGGGCCCTTTCGTCTTTTACCCTGTGCCCGTCCACCACCACCTCGCCCTCCTGGAAGTCCTCCAGGCGGTTGATGCAGCGGATCAGGGTGCTCTTCCCCGAACCCGAGGGGCCGATGATCACCAGCTTCTCCCCAGGGGCCACCTCCAAGTGAATGCCCTTCAACACGTGCAATGAACCGAACCACTTGTGCAGGTTGTGGATACGGATGATGGGGTCCACCGCCTTCATTTTCGCACCCGTTGCATGGCGTAGACCAGGAGGAAAAGGGCCAGACCGAGGGCATCCGTAAGAAGGCCCGGTATCACCAAGGTGAGGGCCGCCGCCATGAGCAGGGCCCTCTCCAAAAGGGTGGTGCGCTTGTGCAGGAAGCCCACCAGGCTGGCGCTGAAGGCGGTCATGCCCAAAAGGGCAGAGAGGACGATCCAAGCCCCCTCCAGGACGCTATCCACCCCGAGGAGGAGGAGCTTGGGGCTGAAAAAGAACATGTAGGCGAGGAGGGCGGTGCGAAGCTCGTACACGAAGCCCTGAACCGCCGTCTTCCAAAAATCGGATCTGGCGATGGCGCTGGCCGCGTAGGCGGCCAAGGCCACCGGAGGCGTGGAGTCCGCCATGATGCCGAAGTAGAAGACGAACATGTGGGCGGCCACGGGCGGCACCGCGTAGCCCGCTTTCTCCGAAAGCTGAAGCACCACCGGCACCACCAAGGAGGCCATGACAATGTAGTTGGCGGTGGTGGGGAGGCCCATGCCGAGAAGGAGGCTGGTGAGCTGGGCCAGGATGAGAACCAGGATCAGATTCCCCCCCGATAAGCGTTCCACGACGTCCGTGAGGCCAAAGCCAATCCCGGTCATGGTGACGATGCCCACGATGACCCCCGCGGTGGCGGTAGCCAAGGCGATGCCCACCATGCCCCGAGCGCCCGCCTCGAGACCCTCCAGGATGAGCCTTCCCCCCCTAAGCAGGCCGAAGCCGAGCCCGGTTCTCGCCCGATAGGCCCGCCACACCTCCTGGACCAGGATGAGAACCAGCATGAGGAAGATGGTGTTCAAGGCTGCCCGCTCGGGGGTCAGGCGCAGGGCCACCAGGGCGTAGACCAGGTAGACCAGGGGAAGAAGGTAATGGAGGCCCGAGCGCAGAATAGGACCCACGGGGGGTAGCTCCGACCTGGGTACCCCCTTGAGGCCCAGCTGGAGGGCCTCGAGGTGCACGGTGATGAAGAGGGTGGCATAAGCCAGGAGGGCGGGGATGACCGCGATCAGAATGAGCTGGCTATAAGGGATGCCCAAGAACTCCGCCATGATGAAGGCCGCAGCCCCCATGACCGGAGGCATGAGCTGCCCGTTGGAGGAGGAGGCCACCTCCACTGCCCCAGCCTTCTCCGGCGGATACCCCACCCGCTTCATCAAGGGGATGGTGAAGGTGCCCGTGGTGACCACATTGGAAACGGAACTGCCCGAAACCACCCCCGTAAGGGCGCTGGCCACCACCGCCGCCTTGGCGGGCCCCCCGCGGAAGTGGCCCAACAGGGCGTAGGCCACCTGGATGAAGAAATGCCCCGCCCCAGCTTTTTCCAGAAGCGCGCCAAAGAGGACGAAGAGAAACACAAAGGTGGCAGAAACCCCCAAGGGTACCCCCCAGATGCCCTCGGCGGTGGTGTAGAGCTGCCCCATGAGCTGCCCCCACTGGCTGCCCGCATGGAGCTGGAGCCAGGAGGGAAGGGTAAAGGGTAGAAGCCCCTTGGGCCCGGTAAGGGCGTAGAGGACAAACACCGAGGCGATGATGGGCAGCGCAGGCCCCACCACCCGCCAGGCAGCCAGGAAGAGAACCAAAAGGGTCAGGGTCCCCATGAAGACATCCCGCTGGCTGGGGATACCCCCCCGGAGCTGGGTGATCCCGTAGTAATCCCAGACCACGTAAAGGGCCCCGACTACTCCCAAGAGGGCCATGCTCCAATCCAGGAGGGGGATACGCTCTCGCGGTCCCCGCCTCCCCGGGTAGGCCAAAAAGGCTAGAGCCAAAGCAAAGGCCAGGTGCACCGCCCTAAGCCGCATGGGGTCCAGGGTACCCAGCTCGGTGGCCCAAAGCTGAAAGAGGCTCCAAGCCACCCCCAGGCCGAAGAGCACATACCGGCCCGCTCCCTTGAGCCTTCGCCCCCCTAGCTCGGTTTCCTCCACCAAAAGCGAGGCGTCCTTCTCCATGCTTCCTCCAGGCAAAGGGGGCCCCAGGCGGGGCCCCCTGGGCTCAGCCAAGAGCCTACTTGAGGACTCCTACCTCCTTGTAGAACCGCTCCGCACCAGGGTGCAAGGGAATGGGCAGGCCCTTCACCGCCTTCTGCAGGCTGAAGAAACGCTCCAGGTTGGGGTGGATCTTCTTGAAGGCCTCCTGGTTGCCGAACACCGCCTTCATGAACTTGTACACGGTATCGGCGGACAGCTTCTCCGAGGCAATCAACATGGCCTGCACCGCCACCGTGGGCGTGGTGACCTCCACTCCCTTGTAGGTGCTCCCAGGGATGTTGAAGCCCACGTAGAAGGGGTACTTCTTGGCGATGGCCTGGACCTTGCCCAGGTCCACCGCCACCAAGGTGATGGGCGTGGTGAGGGCCAGTTGCTGGATGGCGCTAGCCCCTAGGCCCACCGTGTAGAAGAGGGCATCCGCCCGCTTATCCTGCATGAGCTGGATGCCCTGGGTGGCGCTCACCCGGATGGCCTGGCCCAGGTCCTCAAAACGGAGGTTGTAGGCCTCGAGGATCTGCCTCGCGTTCTGCTCCGTCCCCGAGCCCACATCGCCCACCACCACCCGCTTACCCTTGAGGTCCGCCACGGTGCGGATGCCCGCATCGGCCCGGGCCACGATATGGATGACCTCAGGGTAAAGGGCCGCCAAAGCGCGGATGCCCTTCACGGGCTTCCCATCAAAGGCAGCGATGCAACATCCCTGATAGGCGTAGTAGGCGATGTCGTTTTGCGCTAAGGCCAACTCGAACTCCCCGGCAGCGATGGCGTTAATGTTGGCCACGCTGCCCCCGGTGGAGCGGGCGTTGGCCCGAATGCCCACGTTGGCATCGTTCACCAGCTTGGCCATACCCGTGGCCACGGGAAAGTAGACCCCCGTGGTGGCCCCCGAGCCGATGGTGACGAACTCCTGGGCTAGGCTCAAGCCCAGGAAGGCGATCCCTGCCAATAACGTATTCCTTAGCCGCATAACCTTACACCTCCTTTATGCCGCAGGCAGTATACCCGTAGCCCCTTCCCCTCCACAAGCCCTACCTCCCCGCCACCTGGAGCCTCTGCTCCAAAAGGTTTGTGAAGAAGGTGAGCACGGTGGTCAGGAGGAGGTAAATGGCCGCCACCGCCAGGTAGACCTCCACCGGCCGGAAGGTGGCCGAAATGATGCGTTGCCCGGAAAGGGCCAGCTCGGTAAGGGCGATGACGCTGGCCAGGGAAGAATCCTTGAGAAGGGCCACCACGTTGTTGACCAAGGGAGGTACCACGATGCGCAGGGCCTGGGGCAGGACCACGAAGCGCATGGTGTCCGCCGGGGAAAGCCCAAGAGACCAGGCGGCCTCCCACTGCCCCTTGGGAATGGCCTGGATCCCGGCCCGGACCACCTCGGCGTTGTACGCCCCCACGTTGAAGGAAAGGGCGATGAAGGCCGCCCAGTAGGGGGTGAGAACCTGCTGGGCCTCGGGCCAGAGGGGCTGAAGCAGGAGGGGCAAGGCATTGTAGGCGAAGAGGATCTGCACCAAAAGGGGCGTGCCACGGGTAACCCAGATGTAAAAGCTGGCGGGAAGCCGCACCCACAAACGCCGGGAAAGGCGGAACATCCCGGCGAACACCCCGATGACCAGCCCCGCCAGGCCGGAGATCAAGGTGAGCTTTAAGGTGATCTCCGCACCCAAGGCCATGGCCTGGCCCGCGGAAGCCGCCCGGTCAGGTCCAAAGCCGGTGAGGAGGAAGTAGCGCTCCAGCACCGCACCCAAAAGGGCGAACAGGCCGAAATACCCCCCAAGGAGGAGGGCCAGGAGCAAAAAGACCCGCAACCAAGATGGCATCTTCACGGCAGGAAAAGGGCCCAGGGCAACCCCCTCACCCCGGGCCCGGGGTTAGCTTACTTACAGCGCACGTCCTCGCCGAACCACTTCTTGCTGATCTGGGCGTAGGTACCGTCCTTCATCAGGTCGGCCAGGGCCTGGTTAAGAGCCTGGAGCACGCTCTTATTGCCCTTGGCCACGGCCATGGCCACCCTTTCCTGGAAGACCAACTCTCCCAGCTGGAGGGTATTCTCCAGCTTCCGCTCCTTGATGGCCTCCTTGGCCACGAAGCGGTCCGTAATCCACGCGTCCAGGCGGCCCGAAAGGAGGTCCTGAAGAGCATCGGGATCCTTCTGGTAGGTGCGGACCTGCTTGATGCCGGGAATCTTCTGAGCAGCTTCCATGTAGGTGGTGCCGATCTGCACCCCCACCACCTTGCCCTGAAGTTCCTTAGCCGTCTTGGGGCCTCCCTTCTTGCTCACGATGATGCCGCCCGTGCAGTAGTGGGGGTTGGTGAAGTCCACGGCCTTGGCCCGCTCCTCGGTGATGCCGTGGGAGGCGATCACGAAGTCAAACCGGCCCTGGTTCAGCTGGATGAGAAGGCTGTCAAAGGCTTGGGTGATCCACACGGGCTTCAGCCCCAGCTTTTTAGCGATGGCGTTGCCCAGGTCGATCTCAAACCCCGTGAGCTGGTTCTTCTCGTCGAAGTAGTTAAAGGGCGGGAAGGCCCCCTCCGTACCGATACGGATCTCCCCAGAGCGCTTGATCTGTTCCCAGGTGCGCACCTGAGCGAAGGCCACGGTCAACCCCAAAGCCACAAGCAAAAACAGGATCCTCCTCATGCTCATCCTCCCTGGTGCACGGGCCGATTATACCGGGTGCGCCCAAGGGGTCAAGGGAAGGGGGTGGTATCAGGCCCAACGCACCCAGACTACCCTCCCGGTGACGGGGTGCTTGAGGGCTAGGCGCACCCCGTAGGCGTAGCTCCCCGGGCGGGGGGGGCGGTAGAGCGCCTCGTACCCCTCCGGTCCCCCCTCCATGGGCACCACCTCGAGGTGGCTGCCCGCCCGGCGCACCACCAGCTGCACCTCCAGAAAAGGCCGTAGGGCCTCAGGCACCTCCCCCTGCACGTGGGCCCGCACCCGCATGGGGGTGCCGTTCAGGGTGAGGTCCCCCGGAACCTGCGCCCGCAGGCCCAGGCGCTCCAGGGCGGGAAGGGCCTGGTGGAACTGGGCGAGGAGGGCGTGTTGCCCTTGGGCCACCGCCGCCCAGTGCGCCCCCCGCTCGTAGCGCTCCAGGTACTCCCGCACCATGCGGGCAGCGCTGAAGTGGGGACCCACGGTGCGCAGGCTTTCGTGGACCATGGAAAGCCACCCCGAGGAGTAACCCTCGGGACCCTTGGCGTAGAAAAGGGGTAGCACCTCCCCCTCCAGCACGTCGTAAAGAGCCTGGGCATCGGCCATATCCTGGGCCTCCTCGCTCTCGTAGACCCGTTCATCGCCGATGGCAAAACCGTTCTTTCCGTTGTAGGCCTCAGCCCACCAACCGTCCAGGACGCTCAGGTTCAAGACGCCGTTCAAAGCCGCCTTCATCCCGCTGGTGCCCGAGGCCTCCATGGGCCTCCGGGGAGTGTTGAGCCAGACATCGCTGCCGTGGACCAAAACCCGGGCCAGGTACATGTCGTAGTCCTCCAGGACCACCATGCGCTCCTCGAGGCCGTACTCCTTGATCTTGGCAAAGAGCTCCTGGAGATAGGCCTTGCCGGGCTCGTCCTTGGGATGGGCCTTGCCCGCAAAGACAAACTGCACGGGATAGGGCCCCTGGAGGATGCGGAGGAGGCGCTCGGGATCCTTGAACAGCAACACGGCCCGCTTGTAGGTGGCGAAGCGACGGGCAAAGCCAATGGTGAGGGCCTCCGGGTCCAGGACGCGCTCCGCCTGGCGGAGGCGGCTGGGGCTTTCCCCATTCCTGCGGCGTTGTTCGTAAACCCGAGCGCGCACCTCCCGCACCAGCTCGGCCCGGAGGTCCTTGTGGATGCGCCAGAACTCCTCTCCCAGACCCTCCACCTTCCAGGTGGCGGGGTCCTCGGGCCGCTTCAGCCACTCGGGGCCGAAGACCTCGGCGTAGTGGCGGCGAAGCCTAGGATGGAGGAAGGTCCAGGTGTGGACCCCGTTGGTGACGTGGCCGATGGGCACCTCTTCCTGAAGAAGCTCCGGCCAGAGGTGGTGGAACATCTGCCGGGAAACCTCCCCGTGGAGGCGGGAAACCCCCCCGGCCTGGGCGCTGGTCCTGAGGGCCAGGTTGGACATGGAGAACACCTTGCCCCAGGGCTTCTCCTCGAGGCCCAGGGCGAAAAAGGCCTCCCTGTCCACCCCCAGCCTCTCCCAGAAGCCAAAGAGGTATCGTTCCACAAGCTCCAGGGGGAAGGCGTCGTGCCCTGCGGGCACCGGGGTGTGGGTGGTGAAAAGGGCCCCGGCGCGGGCCAGCTCCAGGGCCACCGGGAAGGCATGCCCCTCGGCCACCAGCTCCCGCACCCTCTCCAGGCCCAAAAAGGCCGAGTGCCCTTCGTTCATGTGGAAGACCTGGGGGTTAAGCCCTAAAGCCCGTAGCAGCCTGATTCCCCCGATCCCCAAGACCATCTCCTGCTGGATGCGCGTCTCCAGGCCGGGAGCGTAAAGCCTGGCGGTGATGGCCCGGTCCTCTGGAAGGTTTTCCGGGAGATCGGCGGTGAGGAGGTATACGGACACGGCGCCCACCTGCACCCGGAAGGCCCCAAGCCAGACCGTGCGCCCCGGGAACTCCACCCCCACCCTAAGGGGGCGGCCCTCCCGGTCCTGGACGGGCAGAAGGGGCAGCTCTTCCGGATGCAAAGCCTCGTACACCTCCACCTGGGCCCCATCGGGGGTAAGGCGCTGGTGGAAGTAGCCCTCGTGGTAAAAGATCCCCACCCCC is part of the Thermus caldilimi genome and harbors:
- a CDS encoding amino acid ABC transporter permease; protein product: MPSWLRVFLLLALLLGGYFGLFALLGAVLERYFLLTGFGPDRAASAGQAMALGAEITLKLTLISGLAGLVIGVFAGMFRLSRRLWVRLPASFYIWVTRGTPLLVQILFAYNALPLLLQPLWPEAQQVLTPYWAAFIALSFNVGAYNAEVVRAGIQAIPKGQWEAAWSLGLSPADTMRFVVLPQALRIVVPPLVNNVVALLKDSSLASVIALTELALSGQRIISATFRPVEVYLAVAAIYLLLTTVLTFFTNLLEQRLQVAGR
- a CDS encoding ABC transporter substrate-binding protein — its product is MRRILFLLVALGLTVAFAQVRTWEQIKRSGEIRIGTEGAFPPFNYFDEKNQLTGFEIDLGNAIAKKLGLKPVWITQAFDSLLIQLNQGRFDFVIASHGITEERAKAVDFTNPHYCTGGIIVSKKGGPKTAKELQGKVVGVQIGTTYMEAAQKIPGIKQVRTYQKDPDALQDLLSGRLDAWITDRFVAKEAIKERKLENTLQLGELVFQERVAMAVAKGNKSVLQALNQALADLMKDGTYAQISKKWFGEDVRCK
- the glgP gene encoding alpha-glucan family phosphorylase; translated protein: MKVLGRLTAMPELPEALRGLRKLAYNLWWSWNPEAAELFQEIDSSLWKRFRGNPVRLLLEVDPARLEGLAEGTYPARVQAVVAALEAYLKEREAKRGPLTAYFSAEYGFHSSLPIYAGGLGVLAGDHIKAASDLGLNLVGVGIFYHEGYFHQRLTPDGAQVEVYEALHPEELPLLPVQDREGRPLRVGVEFPGRTVWLGAFRVQVGAVSVYLLTADLPENLPEDRAITARLYAPGLETRIQQEMVLGIGGIRLLRALGLNPQVFHMNEGHSAFLGLERVRELVAEGHAFPVALELARAGALFTTHTPVPAGHDAFPLELVERYLFGFWERLGVDREAFFALGLEEKPWGKVFSMSNLALRTSAQAGGVSRLHGEVSRQMFHHLWPELLQEEVPIGHVTNGVHTWTFLHPRLRRHYAEVFGPEWLKRPEDPATWKVEGLGEEFWRIHKDLRAELVREVRARVYEQRRRNGESPSRLRQAERVLDPEALTIGFARRFATYKRAVLLFKDPERLLRILQGPYPVQFVFAGKAHPKDEPGKAYLQELFAKIKEYGLEERMVVLEDYDMYLARVLVHGSDVWLNTPRRPMEASGTSGMKAALNGVLNLSVLDGWWAEAYNGKNGFAIGDERVYESEEAQDMADAQALYDVLEGEVLPLFYAKGPEGYSSGWLSMVHESLRTVGPHFSAARMVREYLERYERGAHWAAVAQGQHALLAQFHQALPALERLGLRAQVPGDLTLNGTPMRVRAHVQGEVPEALRPFLEVQLVVRRAGSHLEVVPMEGGPEGYEALYRPPRPGSYAYGVRLALKHPVTGRVVWVRWA